The nucleotide window GGGGCCTGATCGATCTCCTCGGCACCGCCGGCGACCTCAAGGTCGTTGGTCAGGCCGCGACCGCGGCCGAGGCCCGCAATCGGATTCCGGCCGCCCGGCCGGATGTGGCGCTGCTGGATGCACGACTGCCGGACGGTTCCGGGATCGACGTCTGCCGGGACCTGCGATCGGCGATGCCCGACCTGCACTGCCTGATCCTGACCTCGTACGACGATGACGAGGCACTGTTCGCAGCGGTGATGGCCGGCGCGTCCGGCTATCTGTTGAAGCAGATCGGCGGTACCTCGCTGACCGACGCCATCCGGCAGGTGGCACGTGGCGAGTCGCTCCTCGATCCGGCGGTGACCCAGCGGCTGATGACCCGGTTGAAGCAACCGCAGCAGACGCGGGACGACCGGTTCGAGCAACTCACCGAACGCGAGCGGCAGATCCTCGAACTGATCGCGCAGGGGCTGACCAACCGGCAGATCGGCCAGCGGATGTTCCTGGCCGAGAAGACGATCAAGAACTACGTCTCCACTCTGCTGAGCAAACTCGGCATGCAGCGCCGGACCCAGATTGCCGTGTACGGGGCACGGTTGCGGCCCGACCAGGAGCAGCGACGGCCCTGACCGCAACGGGACCGGCGACAGGTCGGGACCTTAGCCCCTGCCCCACCCCAGACGGCCGGACGATGATGAGTGCCGTGATCAATCCGTTGA belongs to Microlunatus elymi and includes:
- a CDS encoding response regulator — its product is MVDDPSRIVRVFILDDHELVRRGLIDLLGTAGDLKVVGQAATAAEARNRIPAARPDVALLDARLPDGSGIDVCRDLRSAMPDLHCLILTSYDDDEALFAAVMAGASGYLLKQIGGTSLTDAIRQVARGESLLDPAVTQRLMTRLKQPQQTRDDRFEQLTERERQILELIAQGLTNRQIGQRMFLAEKTIKNYVSTLLSKLGMQRRTQIAVYGARLRPDQEQRRP